One region of Salinibacterium sp. TMP30 genomic DNA includes:
- a CDS encoding 2-hydroxyacid dehydrogenase, translating into MITIALPDQHMRDRLEAQLPEVNLIVWGAHDGAPPQHVDLAVLGYLGSANELGSFEGLDVAALQSQSLGYDGVTDWLPAGITYCNAVGVHEASTAELAVGMIIAEQRGFPEHFANQQTGTWNQHEFIGVAGSTVIIVGAGGVGNQIADKLAPFEANVVRVARTNRSDARGAVQSMDALPSLLAKADVVAIAVPLSDDTTRLVDAEFLEAMKPGALLVNVSRGKIVDTDALIAAASAGHIRAALDVTDPEPLPSDHKLWSTPGITITPHIGGYTSAMHGRVDAVVREQARRLLAGEPLAYVVVEAR; encoded by the coding sequence ATGATCACCATTGCTCTTCCCGACCAGCACATGCGCGACCGACTTGAGGCGCAACTGCCCGAGGTGAATCTGATTGTGTGGGGTGCACATGATGGCGCTCCCCCGCAGCACGTTGATCTTGCTGTGCTCGGTTACTTGGGCTCAGCCAACGAACTGGGCAGCTTTGAGGGTCTGGATGTCGCGGCTCTGCAATCGCAGTCGCTCGGCTATGACGGGGTCACCGATTGGCTTCCTGCGGGTATCACCTACTGCAACGCGGTCGGCGTGCATGAGGCGTCGACTGCCGAGCTGGCAGTGGGGATGATCATTGCCGAACAGCGCGGGTTTCCCGAACACTTCGCCAACCAACAGACTGGCACGTGGAACCAGCACGAATTCATCGGAGTGGCCGGCAGCACGGTGATCATTGTCGGTGCGGGTGGCGTCGGCAATCAGATCGCCGACAAGCTTGCCCCGTTCGAGGCGAACGTCGTGCGCGTCGCTCGCACCAACCGCAGCGACGCACGTGGTGCCGTCCAGTCGATGGATGCTCTGCCCTCGTTGCTCGCGAAGGCTGACGTTGTAGCAATCGCCGTGCCCCTCAGCGACGACACGACGCGACTCGTTGACGCGGAGTTTCTGGAGGCGATGAAGCCCGGAGCTCTGCTCGTGAATGTCTCTCGCGGCAAAATTGTTGACACTGACGCGCTGATTGCTGCGGCATCCGCTGGTCACATTCGGGCGGCGCTTGATGTCACCGACCCCGAACCGCTGCCGTCAGACCACAAGCTGTGGTCGACGCCCGGAATCACCATCACCCCACACATCGGCGGCTATACCTCAGCAATGCACGGCCGAGTGGATGCCGTGGTTCGTGAGCAGGCCCGACGGCTTCTCGCCGGAGAACCACTCGCGTACGTGGTGGTTGAGGCGCGCTAA
- a CDS encoding MFS transporter: protein MSQHPAPTPKPVWRAPGMPALLVLTAAGFAGFSALLPVVPLWAVNGGANEAGAGLVNGVLLLATVMTQPFVPRLLSRLGTGRVLAAGLALLGVPPLLFLLSDHLSWILLLSIVRGIGFGVLTVAGSTVVANLVPRAQHGAAIGAYGAAIAVPQVILIPVGPWLSESVGFWAIFALGSLPILGISSAPRLARVLREQEAERALQPPTGATATVNSTGSGRRLLAGSLLGPMVLLGGVTLAGGALITFAPQMSSAPAATAGGLALLTFSAAVTRWGIGGLADRFGAKPFLWPLVLVSVVGLIVTAIAVENPDATSVLLFLAGLTLVGIAFGGLQNLTLLLSLAAVKREQYGTASAVWNIGFDLGTAVGSVLIGTLAAGLSFPTALLVAAGISLLTLPLAFRRGPRVTP, encoded by the coding sequence GTGAGCCAACATCCCGCACCAACCCCCAAGCCAGTCTGGCGGGCACCCGGAATGCCGGCGCTTCTTGTGCTCACTGCCGCCGGATTTGCCGGATTTTCTGCCCTCCTGCCGGTCGTGCCACTGTGGGCGGTCAACGGCGGGGCGAATGAGGCCGGTGCCGGTCTTGTCAATGGGGTGCTGCTGCTGGCGACGGTGATGACACAACCGTTTGTTCCCCGACTACTCAGCCGACTCGGAACCGGTCGGGTTCTGGCGGCCGGCCTGGCTCTTCTCGGGGTGCCGCCGCTGCTGTTTCTCCTCTCAGACCACCTGAGTTGGATTCTGCTTCTCTCGATTGTGCGGGGCATAGGTTTCGGTGTACTCACCGTTGCCGGATCCACAGTGGTGGCCAATCTCGTACCTCGCGCGCAGCACGGTGCCGCCATCGGGGCCTACGGTGCGGCAATCGCGGTGCCGCAAGTGATTCTCATTCCCGTGGGACCGTGGCTGTCAGAGTCAGTAGGGTTCTGGGCAATTTTTGCACTCGGTTCGTTGCCGATTCTGGGCATCAGTTCCGCCCCACGACTGGCCCGTGTTCTGCGCGAGCAGGAAGCCGAACGCGCTCTTCAGCCGCCCACCGGTGCCACAGCAACGGTGAACAGTACCGGGTCTGGGCGGCGACTATTGGCAGGCAGCCTCCTAGGGCCCATGGTCCTTTTGGGCGGAGTCACGCTGGCCGGCGGTGCGCTCATTACTTTCGCACCACAAATGAGTTCAGCACCAGCTGCGACGGCTGGTGGACTCGCCCTGCTTACGTTCAGTGCAGCAGTGACACGGTGGGGCATTGGTGGTTTGGCCGATCGCTTCGGTGCCAAGCCCTTCCTGTGGCCGCTCGTTCTGGTATCGGTCGTCGGACTCATTGTCACCGCTATCGCGGTCGAGAATCCTGACGCCACCAGCGTTCTCCTCTTCCTCGCCGGGCTGACTCTCGTCGGCATCGCATTCGGCGGACTCCAAAATCTGACTCTTCTTCTCTCCCTTGCCGCCGTAAAACGAGAGCAGTATGGCACCGCAAGCGCCGTCTGGAACATCGGATTCGATTTGGGCACCGCAGTGGGCTCAGTGCTCATCGGCACTCTCGCCGCCGGGCTCTCATTCCCCACAGCCCTGCTCGTTGCCGCCGGCATCTCCCTCCTTACCCTCCCGCTCGCGTTCCGGCGCGGGCCGCGCGTTACCCCGTAG
- a CDS encoding endo alpha-1,4 polygalactosaminidase codes for MIARPMRSRLIVVVTSVLLMLLAACSTPPIFAQGAVADYQLGGAYEPAAEVSIVVRDAGEQPVNGIYSICYINGFQSQPGESWPTKLLLRDAADAAVIDSNWPDETLLDIRSADNRVAIAERFRPLVARCADKGFDAVEFDNLDSYTRSGGLLDREDAIAMATLLVKAGHEVGLAVAQKNSAGLLGQAASDIGFDFVIVEECDQFSECADFTDAYGDAVINIEYTDDLRRPFAEVCADVATPLITMLRDRNLTPPGSPDYVFERC; via the coding sequence ATGATCGCTCGCCCGATGAGATCCCGGCTCATAGTGGTTGTGACCTCAGTTCTCCTGATGTTGCTGGCCGCATGCTCAACCCCGCCCATTTTCGCGCAGGGAGCCGTTGCTGACTACCAGTTGGGTGGTGCTTACGAGCCGGCCGCCGAAGTTTCGATCGTGGTCCGCGATGCGGGAGAGCAACCAGTCAACGGGATATATTCCATTTGCTACATCAACGGTTTTCAGTCGCAGCCGGGGGAATCTTGGCCAACAAAACTGCTGCTGCGAGATGCCGCGGATGCCGCTGTGATCGATTCGAACTGGCCCGATGAAACCCTTCTTGATATTCGCAGTGCCGATAATCGTGTGGCTATAGCTGAACGGTTCAGGCCACTAGTCGCCCGGTGTGCTGACAAAGGTTTTGATGCGGTCGAGTTCGACAACCTCGATAGCTACACCCGATCCGGGGGGCTGCTCGACCGCGAGGATGCGATTGCGATGGCGACACTGTTGGTGAAAGCTGGGCATGAAGTAGGACTCGCAGTGGCCCAGAAGAACTCGGCGGGGCTGCTGGGGCAAGCGGCATCCGACATTGGGTTCGACTTTGTGATTGTGGAAGAGTGCGACCAGTTCTCTGAGTGCGCTGACTTCACTGATGCTTACGGTGACGCGGTGATTAACATCGAGTACACCGACGACCTGCGCCGGCCCTTTGCCGAAGTGTGCGCGGATGTCGCGACACCACTCATCACGATGCTGCGAGATCGCAACCTTACGCCGCCCGGCTCACCCGACTACGTTTTCGAGCGTTGCTAG
- a CDS encoding GntR family transcriptional regulator, translating to MRLVPDTEHAEPIRPDAIYAELRADVIAAIITPGATVTESAIALRFGVARPTARIAIDRLVADGLLRREPHQAARVPRLSSNDVNDLFTNRAIVEGAAIAALTTHGTIPAAALQAHHSLLSGSDEFADDDIQFHRALVAGQPSSRLTRMHELLMGEIELCIGQVQSAHLLTAHEVADQHQGILDAITAGDAATAERLTREHIVGARDRLLTHLTSTN from the coding sequence ATGAGGCTGGTCCCGGATACAGAACACGCGGAGCCCATCCGTCCCGACGCGATCTACGCTGAGCTGCGTGCCGACGTCATCGCTGCGATCATCACTCCCGGCGCGACCGTCACCGAGTCAGCTATCGCCCTGCGCTTCGGCGTCGCCCGCCCCACCGCGCGCATCGCCATCGATCGACTCGTCGCCGATGGCCTGCTGCGACGCGAACCGCACCAAGCCGCACGAGTTCCGCGCCTCAGCAGCAACGACGTGAACGACCTCTTCACCAACCGAGCGATCGTTGAAGGCGCGGCAATCGCGGCGCTCACCACACACGGCACGATTCCGGCAGCCGCGTTGCAAGCCCACCACTCGCTGCTATCTGGCTCGGATGAATTCGCCGACGACGACATCCAGTTCCACCGTGCGCTCGTCGCCGGACAACCCAGCTCCCGTCTCACCCGAATGCACGAACTGCTGATGGGCGAAATCGAGTTGTGCATCGGGCAGGTTCAATCAGCTCACCTGCTCACCGCCCACGAGGTGGCCGACCAGCATCAGGGCATCCTCGATGCCATCACCGCCGGGGATGCCGCCACCGCTGAGCGCCTCACCCGCGAACACATTGTGGGGGCGCGCGATCGCCTCCTCACCCACCTCACCAGCACCAACTAA
- a CDS encoding LuxR C-terminal-related transcriptional regulator, producing MARWPVLPRESERDAVVNALRGPRSRSVMLRGPSGVGKTTLGAHISHVLRADGRTVVPVIGLVELAEIPLGALAPVLASAGRVGLESVSDRVQALVAVVGENPAKFVLVIDDAPLLDAVSAGVLYQLVRVFGVTTLLTARDSHEVSGPLARLLHEDLIDIVELDGLSLEHSQSILQQYLGGTLRPESLRALFEASRGNPLMLRELIFAAARAGGIHSGDFGVEVSVATLPKHVRATIAERLLQLSDDERRLAQLIAIAQPIPEAAIRPEETDVLARLTIDGVVEATSGDAIPSVWLAHPLFAEALVGELSRAERAEIIQEVAARLTPMGDQQLRFTATVLLTTTDAVIDNDELDWAANYAHAAGDHAMAATLAERAQEVERRFAPELVLASALSALAESERASHVFESTISLAAGDEQRAIALARWGQHVVYRLARPADAVTRVLAELGELDARAQSVLRPELAKWQLMTGDATALSDVADPVVLDGGLGAVNAGLTAAMMATMMGNPEEAFHAINQTRPLAEAFRFEAPFAGALLDLSEFLALVASADIVRASEFAAQRRLDRFADSAGVWSYALAIVRLHDGKLNEASTLASLAVEQLRWRDFTGLLGTALALHATIEAQRGDPHTARLLFNEVTPEQASDAKVILQRAECEAWLLAADGRPDDAAAVIVAAVAEGITLGHFLLSALTLTVALRIGQPEAASEQLDLLTQLSPAPLIARIREWGEASAARDVTRLCELAPTLAASGVAALAVDGLLAGAQSAAKTDRRELERKATLAARRLAADMDHVPSANGGDELTEREWMIARAAAGRKRSREIGQQLGLSVRTVDNHLARIYRKLGVTGRVELEHVLEEL from the coding sequence ATGGCGCGCTGGCCCGTGTTGCCCCGGGAATCCGAGCGGGATGCTGTGGTGAACGCCCTGCGCGGCCCACGCTCGCGATCGGTAATGTTGCGCGGACCCAGCGGTGTCGGCAAGACCACACTGGGTGCCCACATCTCACACGTGCTGCGCGCCGATGGTCGCACCGTGGTTCCCGTGATCGGCCTCGTCGAGCTCGCCGAAATTCCCCTCGGCGCCCTCGCCCCCGTGCTGGCAAGCGCCGGCAGGGTAGGCCTCGAAAGTGTGAGCGACCGGGTTCAAGCACTCGTCGCCGTCGTCGGCGAGAACCCGGCCAAGTTCGTTCTGGTTATCGACGATGCCCCACTTTTGGATGCCGTATCCGCCGGCGTGCTCTACCAACTGGTGCGCGTCTTCGGCGTCACCACTCTGCTCACCGCTCGCGACTCCCACGAAGTCTCCGGCCCCCTCGCCCGCCTCCTGCACGAAGACCTCATCGACATTGTGGAACTCGACGGGTTGAGCCTGGAACACAGTCAGTCGATCCTCCAACAGTATTTGGGCGGAACACTGCGCCCCGAAAGCCTGCGCGCCCTGTTCGAGGCGAGCCGCGGCAACCCACTGATGCTGCGCGAACTCATCTTTGCGGCGGCGCGGGCTGGCGGCATCCACAGTGGAGATTTTGGTGTTGAAGTGTCGGTGGCGACGCTGCCTAAGCATGTGCGGGCCACGATTGCTGAACGCCTGCTGCAGTTGAGCGACGACGAACGACGACTGGCTCAACTAATTGCGATCGCCCAGCCCATTCCGGAGGCGGCGATTCGGCCGGAGGAGACAGACGTGCTCGCCCGCCTCACAATTGACGGCGTCGTTGAGGCCACGAGTGGCGATGCGATTCCCTCGGTGTGGCTGGCGCATCCGCTATTTGCTGAAGCACTCGTCGGTGAGCTTTCTCGAGCCGAACGAGCCGAGATCATTCAGGAGGTCGCCGCCCGATTGACGCCGATGGGTGATCAACAGCTGCGCTTTACCGCAACAGTTCTGCTGACGACGACCGATGCGGTGATCGATAATGATGAGCTCGATTGGGCGGCGAACTATGCGCACGCTGCGGGAGACCACGCCATGGCGGCCACTCTGGCTGAGCGTGCCCAAGAGGTAGAACGGCGCTTCGCTCCCGAGTTGGTGTTAGCCAGTGCGCTTTCGGCTCTTGCGGAATCTGAGCGGGCATCGCACGTTTTCGAGTCGACCATTAGCTTGGCTGCCGGAGATGAACAGCGTGCCATTGCTCTTGCTCGGTGGGGTCAGCATGTCGTCTATCGACTGGCTCGCCCGGCCGATGCGGTCACGCGCGTGCTCGCCGAGCTTGGGGAGTTGGATGCGCGAGCACAATCAGTGCTGCGACCCGAACTGGCCAAATGGCAGCTGATGACCGGCGACGCAACTGCCCTCAGCGATGTGGCTGATCCGGTGGTGCTCGATGGTGGGCTTGGCGCGGTTAATGCGGGCCTCACGGCGGCAATGATGGCCACCATGATGGGCAATCCCGAGGAAGCCTTTCACGCGATCAACCAGACTCGACCACTGGCCGAAGCGTTCCGTTTCGAAGCACCCTTTGCGGGCGCACTGCTCGATCTCTCCGAGTTTCTGGCGCTCGTCGCTTCAGCAGACATTGTGCGCGCCAGCGAATTCGCGGCCCAACGCCGACTCGATCGTTTTGCGGATTCCGCCGGAGTCTGGTCGTATGCCCTCGCCATTGTGCGCCTGCACGACGGCAAGCTGAACGAAGCAAGCACGCTGGCATCACTCGCCGTTGAGCAACTGCGCTGGCGAGACTTCACCGGACTGCTCGGCACAGCCCTAGCCCTCCACGCCACCATTGAAGCGCAACGCGGTGACCCACACACCGCACGACTCCTGTTTAACGAAGTGACTCCCGAGCAAGCCAGCGATGCCAAGGTGATCCTGCAGCGTGCCGAATGCGAAGCGTGGCTCCTTGCCGCCGACGGTCGGCCCGACGATGCCGCAGCGGTAATCGTGGCTGCGGTTGCAGAAGGAATCACCCTCGGTCATTTCTTACTCAGTGCGCTCACCCTCACCGTGGCACTGCGTATCGGCCAACCAGAAGCCGCGAGCGAACAGCTTGACCTACTCACGCAACTCTCGCCTGCACCGCTGATTGCCCGCATCCGCGAATGGGGAGAAGCATCAGCCGCTCGGGATGTCACCCGCCTGTGCGAGCTGGCACCCACGTTGGCTGCGTCTGGGGTGGCGGCGCTCGCAGTCGACGGTTTGCTCGCGGGGGCTCAGTCCGCGGCCAAAACTGACCGGCGAGAGTTGGAGCGCAAAGCCACCCTCGCGGCGCGGCGCCTCGCCGCCGACATGGATCACGTGCCCTCCGCGAATGGCGGTGATGAACTCACCGAACGTGAGTGGATGATCGCCCGCGCAGCTGCTGGCCGTAAACGCAGTCGGGAGATCGGCCAGCAGCTGGGGCTGTCAGTTCGAACCGTGGACAACCATTTGGCTCGCATTTATCGCAAGTTGGGTGTCACCGGCCGGGTTGAGTTGGAGCACGTGCTCGAAGAGTTGTAG
- a CDS encoding alpha-hydroxy acid oxidase yields the protein MQKRQFPNPIELAKLMKFKAPELNGKKRRLDSALTIYDLKAIAKRRTPKAAFDYTDGSAESEISLSRARQAFEDIEFHPSILRDASHVDTTTKVLGGTSAMPFGIAPTGFTRLMQTQGEIAGAGAAAAAGIPFTLSTLGTTSIEDVKATNPDGRNWFQLYVMRQREISYGLVERAAAAGYDTLMFTVDTPVAGARLRDKRNGFSIPPQLTAGTILNAIPRPWWWFDFLTTPPLEFASLATTGGTVGELLDSAMDPSINYDDLQIIRDMWPGKIVIKGVQNLEDSKRLADLGVDGILLSNHGGRQLDRAPIPFHLLPEVVREVGDDVEVMVDTGIMNGADIVASMALGAKFTLIGRAYLYGLMAGGREGVDRAIEILSDQIVRTMKLLEVTSIEELEPKHVTQLQRLVPRR from the coding sequence ATGCAGAAGCGTCAGTTTCCGAACCCCATCGAGCTTGCGAAGCTCATGAAGTTCAAGGCACCAGAACTCAACGGCAAGAAGCGTCGCCTCGACAGTGCGCTCACGATCTATGACCTCAAAGCGATCGCCAAGCGCCGCACCCCCAAAGCGGCGTTCGACTACACGGATGGCTCGGCCGAAAGCGAGATCTCACTGAGCCGTGCGCGCCAAGCCTTCGAAGACATCGAGTTCCACCCGTCGATCCTTCGTGACGCCTCCCACGTTGACACCACCACGAAAGTGTTGGGCGGCACCTCCGCAATGCCATTCGGTATCGCGCCCACCGGATTCACCCGCCTCATGCAGACCCAGGGCGAGATCGCTGGTGCGGGCGCCGCAGCGGCAGCAGGCATTCCGTTCACGCTCTCGACACTGGGGACAACATCCATTGAAGATGTGAAAGCCACAAACCCTGACGGCCGCAACTGGTTTCAGTTGTACGTGATGCGCCAGCGAGAGATCTCGTACGGACTCGTCGAGCGCGCGGCGGCCGCCGGCTACGACACCCTCATGTTCACGGTTGACACTCCCGTTGCTGGTGCGCGCCTTCGGGACAAGCGCAACGGTTTCTCCATTCCGCCGCAGCTGACCGCCGGAACAATCCTGAACGCGATCCCCCGCCCGTGGTGGTGGTTCGACTTCCTCACCACTCCCCCTCTCGAATTCGCCTCGCTCGCCACCACCGGTGGCACCGTCGGTGAGTTGCTCGACTCCGCGATGGACCCGTCTATTAACTACGACGACCTGCAGATCATTCGCGACATGTGGCCAGGCAAGATCGTCATAAAAGGGGTGCAAAACCTGGAAGACTCCAAGCGACTCGCTGACCTTGGTGTTGATGGCATCCTGCTCTCCAACCACGGTGGTCGTCAACTCGACCGCGCTCCCATTCCCTTCCACTTGCTGCCCGAGGTCGTTCGCGAAGTGGGTGATGACGTTGAGGTCATGGTCGACACGGGAATCATGAACGGTGCCGACATTGTCGCGTCGATGGCCCTCGGCGCGAAGTTCACTCTGATCGGTCGCGCCTACCTCTATGGACTGATGGCGGGCGGTCGAGAAGGCGTCGACCGCGCGATTGAGATCCTTTCGGATCAGATCGTGCGCACCATGAAGCTCCTCGAAGTGACCAGCATTGAAGAACTGGAGCCCAAGCATGTGACGCAGTTGCAGCGGTTGGTGCCGCGCCGCTAA